Genomic segment of Dehalogenimonas alkenigignens:
ACGTCGGCGGTAAAAATATCGTACCTATGGCCGGACTGAGAACAAGCCTGGAAGAAATGGGATTTTCTAACGTTTCTACCTACATTGCCAGCGGTAATGTGATTCTTGAGTCCGACAAATCTGCGGATGAAATAAAAGTTCAGCTTGAAAAAGCGCTGCCCAAACGATTCGAACTCGATGGCGACCTCATCAAAGTCCTGGTATTGACCCGAACCCAACTTCAGGCCATCGTTGATAATAAACCTGAAGGCTTCGGTGAACAGCCCGAGAAATACCACAGCGATGCTCTCTTTTTGATGGGCATCGATTCGGCTTCGGTTATACCCCTGCTCAATCCTCGAGAGGGTGTCGACATGGTCTGGCCGGGTGATGGCGTGATCTACTCCCAGCGCCTGAGCTCTCAACGTACGAAAAGCCGGCTTAATGCCATCATGGCGTTACCGGCATACAAATCCATGACCATCCGGAACTGGAACACCACGACGAAGTTGCTCGAATTACTCAACAGGTAAAAGCCAACGGGTATGGCGCCGGGACAGGTTCGCGTCTCCTTAAAAGCTTCGACAGAAACCTGTTCAACCGTCTCAGCAGCTCAAGCTCAGCGGGCGAAATCCGTCTGATATTCATGCTGTCAATTTTACTGGCTGGCTGCCTGATTGCCCGTATTAGACAGGCGGTAGTAAAGAAGAAACGTCTAAGCGGCGGAATTAGAAATGCCTGCCGGGCGGAGCGACCGCCCGGCAGGCATTAAGATGTTAGAGATTGAAGAGCAGTTTTGCGTAAGTGGGCATCGGCCAGAAGTCCGCGTCCACCATTGTCTCCAGGAAATCGGCGTCCTTGCGCAGTTCGCCCATGGCCTTGAACACCAGGTCGCGGTAAGCCTCAGCCTGAGCCAGGGTGTCGCCGTGAAGTCCGGCGGCCGTCTTCAGCGCCTCCTCAAGTTTGGAAAGGTTGGTGCTGAACGACCGGAGAGTCTGGCTCACCTGGACGAACAGGGCGTTTTCGACCTCGGCGTTGCCTTCGATGGCGGTTACGGCGCTGATCGAAGCCGCCAGTTCCGCCCGGAAAGCGATAACCGCCGGCAGTATCTGTCGCTTGGCCATCTCCACCATCGTCTGGCCTTCGATGTTGATCGTCTTGATGTAGATTTCATACTGAATTTCGGTGCGCGACTCCAGTTCCACGCGCGACAGAACGCCGTGCTTCTCCATCAGGGCGATGTTTTTGTCGGCGCGGATGGCGGCGATG
This window contains:
- a CDS encoding DUF1697 domain-containing protein, which codes for MRYVALLRGINVGGKNIVPMAGLRTSLEEMGFSNVSTYIASGNVILESDKSADEIKVQLEKALPKRFELDGDLIKVLVLTRTQLQAIVDNKPEGFGEQPEKYHSDALFLMGIDSASVIPLLNPREGVDMVWPGDGVIYSQRLSSQRTKSRLNAIMALPAYKSMTIRNWNTTTKLLELLNR